In Actinoplanes derwentensis, the following proteins share a genomic window:
- a CDS encoding glycerophosphodiester phosphodiesterase: protein MPHPFLDAPAPLAFAHRGGAADGDENTAAAFGRAVAMGYRHIETDVHASADGVPVVIHDPGLQRMTGLDARVADLTWADLSTVRIAGESLLPRLDEVLDAWPSTRFNIEVKADAVVTPALEAVRRTGAGDRVLLGSFNDARLARVRALGGPRIATSLGQRAVARLWAAAIAGLPLRLPPSAVAAQIPVRHGPVTVLTARFLAYLHRLGLAVHIWTVDDPAEIERLIDMGVDGIMTDRIEILRDVYAARGLWIA from the coding sequence GTGCCGCACCCGTTCCTCGACGCGCCCGCCCCACTCGCCTTCGCCCATCGCGGCGGGGCCGCCGACGGCGACGAGAACACCGCCGCCGCCTTCGGACGGGCCGTCGCGATGGGCTACCGGCACATCGAGACCGACGTGCACGCCAGCGCCGACGGCGTACCGGTCGTCATCCACGACCCCGGCCTGCAACGGATGACCGGTCTCGACGCCCGGGTCGCCGACCTGACCTGGGCCGATCTGTCCACCGTGCGGATCGCTGGGGAGTCGCTGCTGCCCCGCCTCGACGAGGTGCTCGACGCCTGGCCGTCGACCCGGTTCAACATCGAGGTCAAGGCCGACGCGGTGGTCACGCCGGCACTCGAAGCGGTGCGGCGTACCGGTGCCGGGGACCGGGTGCTGCTCGGCTCGTTCAACGACGCCCGGCTCGCCCGGGTCCGGGCGCTCGGCGGCCCCCGGATCGCCACTTCCCTCGGCCAGCGCGCGGTCGCCCGGCTGTGGGCGGCCGCGATCGCCGGACTGCCGCTGCGACTGCCCCCGTCGGCGGTCGCCGCCCAGATCCCGGTCCGGCACGGACCCGTCACCGTGCTCACTGCGCGATTTCTGGCCTACCTGCACCGGCTCGGATTGGCCGTTCACATCTGGACCGTCGACGATCCCGCCGAAATCGAACGGCTAATCGACATGGGAGTCGACGGCATCATGACGGACCGTATCGAGATACTCCGGGACGTCTATGCGGCGCGCGGATTGTGGATAGCGTAG